In Yersinia enterocolitica subsp. enterocolitica, one DNA window encodes the following:
- a CDS encoding YegP family protein encodes MATGHYEIKKAKNGQYHFNLKASNGEIILTSEMYASKASAENGISSVQSNSPLESQYELKHNTKNEPYFVLKAKNHQIIGVSESYSSEAAAKNGIASVIKNGPTTIIKDLTL; translated from the coding sequence ATGGCCACGGGTCACTATGAGATTAAGAAGGCAAAGAATGGGCAGTATCATTTCAATCTGAAAGCCAGTAATGGCGAAATCATTCTCACCAGTGAGATGTATGCCAGTAAAGCCTCGGCGGAAAATGGCATATCATCGGTGCAAAGTAACTCCCCACTGGAAAGCCAATATGAGCTGAAACACAACACCAAAAATGAGCCTTATTTTGTGTTGAAAGCGAAAAACCATCAGATTATTGGTGTTAGTGAGTCCTACAGTTCCGAAGCTGCCGCTAAAAATGGTATTGCCTCAGTGATAAAAAATGGCCCGACTACCATTATTAAAGATCTAACGCTGTAA